AAGTGAGAAGGATTAAATGCGCTCACCGCATTGGCGGCAAACAGCGAGCACTTTAAAAGCTCttgtacacaggactggtctgcaTAAAAGCAGAGGATACCACCTCTGTCAAACTGGCAGACCTCAGTGATATTATGCAAATGGGCCATCACCGATCGCAATCCTGCCTGAATCGCTTTTGCATTCCTCATCCATATAATTCCATCATTGGTTGGAACAAGAGCCACAGGAACTGATGTGACGCCGTTGCGTACGAACAGAACTACAGGTAACTCCTGCGGAAAAATAAAAGCGGGCCAGGTGAAGGCCCCTGGCCCTGGTGAAGAAAAGAGCGTCTGCCTGGTCTAATTAGCTAAATAATATTGAGACTAACAAAACAGTTGACAatcgataaaagaaaaaaacagctaCTCAATCCTTGTCCATAACCCTGGGACTCAAGCGCAGCTACACTGGAAGCGGCACTTCGTcttcacattatatatatatacgcaagaCGGTTTATTTCCCACGAGCGTTTATTTCAACAGCGATGCGTATATGTTGATGAAACATCACTGCTCGCGCAGCAGCCTTGCGGGAGCTCGAGATCAACACTTGCCTGAATGCACCTAATAAATGGGAAAACAAAACAGACAATTCAGGGGGCGGTGTAGAATGAAACAGGTCTTCTATAGCAATAGAAAACGCGAACCGAATATTGTTGTCACAAAAAAAGGAGGTGATAGCATCCGAGTTAGGAACAAGAAAAGGATCTTTCACTTTTATGTTCTTAAGGTACTTTAACAGGAATTTGCTGACCTGAAGTTGTCATGTGTCACGTTCACTGACAATAGCCCAGAAAGGAACATACGTTTAGTGCTTTTTAGCACTGAACAAAACTGTGAGGGAACCTTGCTTGCTTTTCTATATACATTTTGCTAAGGTACCTAAATCGTTATCTTGGCAAAACGCAAGAAGGCTTTTTTCACGCACGACACTCGAGTTTCTTGGGCTGCAAAATGTTTGGTTACGGGTTGAAGCGCTTTTTCTTGATAGTCATCTTTCGTCAGGACAATAAAGCCGCCTTCTTTGTTGGCTTGCAAAAGCCATAAATCTTTTTTGTTTATGGTAGCTGACAATAAGTTGCATGGGGAACATCTGATCTCTGCACCTACGGTTTCCAGCAAACTTATGCAGGCAATCGCACCTccaagcaaacacatctctcgCGTTTCTGCATTTGATTTTCCTGCAATGAAACGGTTCATTGCCGCCAAGTCACGCACTGAAGTGGTTGGCTCAAGTCCATATTTAGGTCCATTAAGTAGCACATTGGCGATATCTTCCGGCACGTGGGCGTTGCCGAAGACATGAAGACTGTTGCCCAGCTGTGTGTTTTGATTGATATTTTCATCGAGCCTTAGCAGTTGAAGCAGTTTTCCACGACGATTCAGTCAATTGGTGGATGATGCGTGTGAAGCTTTTCAGCTTTTTGGAAGCCAGCCACTCTGGGTCTTGACTGAAGCAAAGTATGAGTAACTAATCATAGTAAAGTACAATCTGTCGCCAGGTTTCAGAACGAAGACACCAAGCCACAATTTCAAGAAGGTCGCGAACAGTTATGGGGTGCCTGTAGTGTTTTCGACCTCAAACAAACTGGCTGGCCTGTGCCCCCGAGTCACGGTGTGTGGTGTGCAAACGTGCAAAGTCAAGCATGCAAAACGCTACGTGTAAAAGTGTTCCACTGTTGTGGTTTACGAGATACCGCTAAGTTGCGGGAAAACCTACGTCAGGTAGACTGGCCGTTGTGTGAACGACCGTATGAGGGAATACGCAAACAATTCATAAAAGGGTATGAGCGCCCATCTTTCTGCGCATTGCAGATCATGCTGTTGTTAGCCAGGTTTTTGTGAGGTGAGAATCCTAGGTAGGAGTAAAGATAAAACCACGCTGGAACTTctagaggcatatcacattcaTACCAGGGGTCAAGCATGTGTTAGTCAAACATTTGTTTCGTTATATGATGCAGATATGAATTTTTTGGGTTTGACGCAAGCATGATGACCTGTCACTGCTGTTGAGCGTGTGCCCGGTATATATGTAGCAAGCTTTGTGCCTAATAAATTGTTGTGAGTGTAGCACCGTCATGATACAGTAGCCGCTTTATTTGACCGTTTGTCTCTCTTCTGTCCCTTAGAATCTTGCTTTTACGGTTTTTGCGCTTTCATGTTGTTCAgcaaacaccaactcgcccattaAAAAGCTATTGTCCAGGAATATCAGAGGTGAAGTGCAGTACACTAGGTGGCCGAAGAGCCGAATTCCAAAAGCGTCTTCGGGAAATTAGGTAAAACTGACAGAGCGTACGTTGCGAACATCCGACTACTCACGTGTGCGCTCGCAGCGCTCTGTAATTGAAAGTGTGAATAGTCAACCAGCAGTCATAAGAAAACGTGAGAGAGACAGAGGCGGATTTAACAGATTTAACAGAAAAACAGATTTAATGGAAAGgatggaaacaagaaaaaaagacggaGAGCGAGAAAGGGCGATAAATAAATCAAGAGGGCAAATATGTCTGATATAACACAAAGGGGTGCCTATTTGAGGCTATTTGAGGTCTATTTTTGCCTGACGACAAAAACGTACAGGAGCAAATATGCGCCACAGGATGAGGCACGCgggtgcagcaaaaaaaattaataaaaataaaaaacaccGGGATCGACTTGGCATATCGTAATGGAATGCCGAGATGTTGACCCAGCGAGACCCGTAGGGAGTGTCCATCTTCCAGAGGCGTTGCGATTCAAACAAGACAGGaggattaactggtcagcagtcgagataactAAGACAAACTTAGAGTACTGgcagaagaaaaagcaaagaaGAGATTGATAGAACTGGAGGCGTTGCCAGGTGTAGGTAATCGTGCAGTATTATGATCGATAGAGGGTTTAAATGTTAAAGTTAAGATCTCTATCAGATAGGCAACGCGCTATATATACTGATAGATATAGTGAAACCTgcataaatcaagcaggctagtcGACTGTTCATTCCCGCTCCGTTTCAAGCAGGACGCCAGTAAACGTCATCACCGTTTTCACGCGTTTGCTCACCTTCGAACACAAGGGCAGAAGACGACAAAGTGGCATGGGGTGAGCCCACCGAGTGCTTCAAAGAGATGGCTTTGGAACGCAAGGAGCGTGTGTGCGAGCGTGGTACAGAGAGCTGTAATAACTGTACTTTGAAGTGTTTGCTTTTTGCTTGCAGACGTGGTTGTGGCTGCTTTGGTCGCCATGTAAATAACTTTCGCACGTGTGTTTTATATTCATAATCAATACGAAAAAGAttactcgccatcccggccctgtaaaagtggatgtccagcgaagctgttgcaaagcAACCACTGCAACTGATGAGGGagttatgcaatgctttattaaaGCGGTAGCCTTAGATGGCTCCTGGGTCGAAAATTTAACCGTCAGAAAATTCAGTGGCCACAAAATTCAATACAGCAAAAATTGGGTGTCGAACccttgatttcaatgaatgtatgcgctgttcgcttcactttgctgagcgcttgtagcctctgccttacgggggtatgagccattgcatttttttgtttgcttacagAGGTACGAGCCcttttgtttttgcttgcttgcggagctatgagccattgctgatgataagAGATGCACCTTTTTAGCTTGTTATTTACTGTTTTTACTGTTTTACTGTTTGTTATTTAGCTGTTATTTACTGAAGCATATGCTGTTGTGTACGTTGTTTGCGTGATTCTAATGAATGTCTGCACTGTTCACTACCCttcgctgagtgcttgtagcaCGTGCATTTCGAGTATGATGAGCCatcgcattttttgcttgcttagggggctgtgagccattgctgctgatgataatttttgttcactAATGGACACGAAAAATGTCGAGTACCGAGAGGCTAACTGCTTCACTATAAAAAAAACTTAGTTAGCTTCGTTTAAGGCTTCACAACGTGTACGTCAAAGCTGCCATCACGACTAAAACCACCAGGAAACAAAAAAGTAAAAGGTGAAGGTGTCAGTGCGAAAAGTGCGACAATTGAAAAATATTTACCTCTCCGATTAACCATAAATGGTAGCGCGCTTATAATTAGAGGAGATATGTGGGCGGGGGATGAATCTGTCGTGTAGCCAGAGTTAGAAATGTGAAGTTAGGTGCGTTGTGATAAATGATCAAATTTTGGTGAAGTGATTGCTCGGGCTTCTACCCAGCGTTTAACGCCTCTCAGGAGAAGGTTCGGAAGAGATGGTGTGATAATTCTTTAGCAGGGTCGCATTTATACTCAAGTTTTTCAAGGTGCACTGCCTAATTTCGTGTTTTCAGCACAAGCATGGTAATATTCACTCGTAGCATTACTACCAGAGCCCGTGCTTAAGAGagaagaagaaatgaaagaaaggaaggaaaggcagtgaTATTAATCAGGAGAAAAATCCACTTTGCTGCCATATCCTGTTTGGTGAACAACAGTGATTGTATGCATGTGTTCTGTTCTTCTCTCTCTATTTCCTTCTTATCATTCAAGGCCTCCCTCGCGAACCCCTACTAAAATGATGTATTGTGCTTTACGGCTGTTTATTATACTGTATCTGTCCCGGGCGACACATCATGTCAGATAAAACAACCTTTCACTGGTTTCCAACTTTCCACATCGAACACCGAAATTCCTCTCattcttttcttaatttacacGCAATAAAAGAAGGCAGGCTCTTTTATGGCCAGCTATATATCCTGAGACATGATATGTATTACGTAagagaaatcaataaaaaaatcTCAACAGGCTCTAGACACAAATACAAATCACAAACACTAAATAATGTCACATATAGCGCAAGAAAAACTATGAATGTCACTATACTGGCATAAGCACCAGCATCATTGTCCTGCCTCTGAGACAATCACACATCGCACAGACGGTGGGAATTCTCAATCTAGAGAGATTGTAGTTGCACCGGCTTTATTTCTGTTTATTTCATTTCACGTGCAAGCTCAGCAAAGATACATGTGGCACACAATAACAATGCGTTCATTGCACtctacaatttttttcttcttttgcattaACTGTATTTGTGCTCTCGCTTCGTAGCAAAATTCTGCATCCCCAACCATGTGAAGAAAATTTTGTACGCTCGCTCCTACGTAGCGTTCAAAAAGCCTCGTGTAGCGTCGCCAGGTCACTCTTCTTCTCCACCGTGTGCGGACCGCCACTAGGACAGAACAAAGTTCATGCGGGCGACCGCGTGGTTAAGGAGCGTCTGATAATTGCCGTATATGTTCATGTACAACTCTTCTCTGAGAAAGTTAGCGATGTACGACTTGAAGTTGCTCATCCGGACTTCGTTCAAATCGAGGTTCGATCCGGGCCTGACGTCGAAGTTGACGCTTTCCACGAACAGAGTGCGCACGAATCCCGGTCGGTTCGGAGCCGCGGTGACCTCGAGCCGGCCGGTCGTGTTGTAGACGAGGGCTTCGACGTCCACGGATTTCACTATGCCCAGCAGGTTGTCTCCCTTGGTCTGCAAACGTGCGATAAGAAAAAAACTGATTAACTTGCTGATCAAATTATTGATTTCTTCAACGGACACATTCGGAGTATTAGGATGCCTAtcaaccagttttttttttgttttcttgagaTTTCTCAGTTGTTCGGGTTTAGTTTTTGCGTATGGGATAGCCAGCCCTTCGGTGATCTCAATTTTAAAGACTACCATTGAGACGGTCATAGACTTATAATGAAATGTGCCACCTATGCCTTGGCTGGCAACAGGGTGACTGGCTGAAAGAACGACAGTGACAACGACGATAGGACCTTACTAATTTGAGCGCAGGACTGACGACCACGAAGGAAGGGACGCATGAGCAAGAGGTCATGTTAACAACTGCATTTTCTAAATGGAGAAAATAGACGTATTTATATTTGCGCTCAAACGCAGCACAACATGTACTTTGAACATTCCTTGTTATATACAGTATCCGCGAAGAGATGCTTAGGATTGTCAATTTACGCACTGACCAACCTGACAACTATAGGTGACGGCGCACTGCCAATTTTTAGATATCTCTCCAACAGTATTAGGGCTCATGAAACGGACCTATTCGCTTTTATTCAACGTCTTCCTTTTATTGTTAGCTGTGTTGGCAACCCGTACGaaacaagtaaagaaaaaaaacagtctGCTGAGTTTATTCCTTGatcccatttttctttttcggttCTCGCATTTGTTTATGACCACGAAGTATCATTATCATGGATAGCATCATTATCACCATTACCAGCACCCTTTTTATGAGTAGTACGAGGCGAATGGAGAGGTATCCAGTTATACCTGAGTGGCGCCAGCCGACACCATCTTTGGTTTCTTAATTTCGTCATGCCGCTTCACTGTTGGCCTCAGCAAAATACTCACTAGTAAAGTGCCAACTTGAATTTTTCCACACATTTCCTTTCAAGTACAGACCCCCCCTTCCCCCGCACCCCCGAACCCGACAGCCGAATGCACGTAGTTTGCTTTCGTAGACGACGGCGACGTGTTGAAGGCCCTTAACGTTGTGAAATAACAGCTATAAATCACGAATAAGCTCGAGGGCAAAAACATCGCTGAAACAGCAACATGTTACCTATGTCGTCGGACAGGGGCCATAGGAATGGAAGTTGATGCGACCGAATAGCTAGCACCGGGACATGAGTTCCGATAACGAAGTCTTCAGCGCCTTTACAAACGTCATAATGATGTGAGTATTGAGGACGTATTGTCACAAAAAGAGAACGCCACGTGAATGTTAATTGTGCATAATTATAGCAAATGACATCACGTGCATAGTCATTGAAGCCAATACgtaagaaaagtgaaaaaaaaatgagttgagCTCTCATAGCACAAAATAAAGTAAAAGTTTCATGCTTATGAGTAATTACTTACACGTGGTCGGCATCCTGTTTTGTTTAGTCATTTCATTTCCTGACCTAGCTACTCCTAGTTATCCTGCTATTACGCATATGCGCGAAGTGCTTTGCAAGAAGAAATAATTTTGGCAGGATGTATCACCACTGTTTCCCTTCACTTTTTTGCAATATTGCTGTAAAGAACATGGACTACCGTACTTTGGACCATTGCCACGGATATGAAGTTGGCATTACGAGAGTCGTATTGTTCCTTAAAACTGTGATAATACGCAAGGTAACACAACTTGAgtcataagaaaaagaaaaaaacgactgATGACGACGCTTTACTCGATTTAGAAgtacaagaaaagtaaaaaagaaacgaatatgCAAATTTTTACTATACGTCACCAGATCATTTCTTGCAATATTGGCATTCATTCTCGACATAAAATAAAGAGAATAAATTCGACATTCATATCATACCACTGTGACAAGTTCAGCGAGGATCCCATCGAAGCTGAGTGTGCAGCTGACGCTCGTGTTCCCGGCCACCAGAGTGGGGATGCAGTCGCCGACGCGGATTACAGCCGTGTCGAAGTTCCTGAGCCCACCTCGCGTCACGTTCACTTTCAGGTCACGATTAGTGATGGACGTCTTGTACACCTGAAAGCGCATTAACAGTTGCTTTATTACTGATTCCCGCGTACGTCTTCCGTAGAAGTGCCACTTTATAAATACTTGTTAAGTGGTTACGGGTTGTTTTGAGCGACAGTCACCTGTCTTTCTATTTCATGTTGGGACTATGATTACCTTCTCTACCAAGTTAAATGTCAATTTCAGAAACACTAAAACCATACTCTGTCCAACACGTTAACTCAATGGCAGCTCGGAATTCTCCAACTTCGTTACTCCATATCCCCTTCTGCTGTCCTCTTCGCTATCTTCTTTCTGTTGAAAACCTTTCTTTCATTCTTACAAACCTGATCATCTCTAATGCACAATACGTGCGGCCAGCTGACATGCCGGTGTCATGCTCAATGCGCCAATATTCGTCAATTAACCCCACATAACCAGTGTTAGATTCTGTCCATTCTTAAGAGAGAGACCACCTGAAAGAGTGGGGCGTTCCCGGCTTCTACTCTGACGTGTAGcagttttaagaggaagctttagctcgggcccaactccgacgcagcctattcaaatacatggaaaatgcaaaaacgtttttctgagataacccctggaccgatttgaaCGAAATtcgttgtatttgagagagaaagttaaattttagtgactTTTGGAAGCGGAATTTAGAATTAGGGTTTGACTTTTATGAAAAGGATATTCAAAAACTTGAAAGTTAAAAAGCAATAGATGCACGAAGTTTATacattaatagctctgcatcaagaacagatatcgcggttcagtaaacggcatccattagatcattcgaagcggacaaattcgatttgtcaatttatatcttacatgaatttgttgcgtcgtgtacaagggttctgcaaaagctggaTTTCCATATCACTCCATCTTTTTAGGTTGTTAGATGTTATGTTATGTTACATGTTATGTTACATTACATGTTACGTTATGTTACAGATATTTTACATGTAACAtaacaattttgtccgctttagatgtactatcagatgcaattcgcagaattgtgatatcattttcgcTTGCTGAGTTagacagttgtaaacttgatagtttcgttgtgtgaaaattttcaattttcgccaatttttaataaaacattaatgacctaaatcaaaaatccAAAAGAAACAGTCAGtagattttaagcttttttttttaaatgcaacaaacctcgtcaaatttggcgcagtggttgccgagaaaaacgaattctccttatacatgtatttagataggagcacccgagctaaagctttatGCGCGGCATCCCATCCTGAACCCCTCCGGCAACACCTATAACACGCGTTCTAGCCAAGGCCACTCTCTTTATGTCAAGTAAAGTGACTTCACCTAGATTGCACTCTAACCCACGCTGCCTTCTATTTCTCAAAAGGCATTTAACTAGGCTTGGGTGCTGCAAATAGACAAGCGCAGGGCGTTGATCGTGCGGATACGATTCTGTCTCGATATTCGGCGAGAAAACCGCTGAAGGTCCGCGCGTTCTTCCTCTTTGAGAGCAGCAACTCGCTCCGACAGCCAGATGGCGTCACACGTGCGGTGCTTCCGCGCCACAGGCATGCCGGCGGAGGTGTACGAATTGCCAGAACAAGAACTCGAGGAACAGCAACTGGGCCGCAATGACTTGAAGACAGAGTATATTCGTGGTGCAGAAGGTTAGCGGagtaaaaaagaaatggagaGAACGAAAACCAACTCGCCACTAACTTTATTTAGTGGAAAAGTGCGCACATATTGAATGATTCGATGCGCAGATACAACGAGAGCAAAGTAAAATAAACCTATTTCTAAAAAATTctatttctatttctatttctaAAAATAAAAATTAGTTGTGAGTTGGCGCACTTTCTCTTCGTGTATTCTTTTGTCCGCTAACTTTTTCATCGACAGctatgaaccaaccagcccaaaacCTTACTTTGCTAAACGCGATGATTCCAGTGAAACGCGAAGCACACCAGAAATACTCTAGAAATTCGCCGcatggtaaaaaaagaagaaaaaaatgatatgGGTCGAGGCCTTAGGGGGCGGAGCTCGTTACGGAAGAGGAGTAGCTGGGCCCTTGACTCCGACGTGGGAGAAGGCAAGAGAAGGCATGTCGCTTACGGGCGGTGCTCATCATAGCGCCTGTTGCATGCATATAGGGCAGCTGACCCCCTGCACAGTTTCTTTCCGACATTTCATGAGCTTCCGTCTCGGATACAAGTAGACGCGTTGAAAAAATTATCTGGCAGAACAATCTGTGAATGGCCATTACACTTTCTATAATGTATAACTAAAACTTCCGACGGGCCTCATGAATGTTCCCTTTTTGATTTTCATTTCTTCCGCTGTCTCCTTCAACGTTGAAATTTCAGTTCGAGATTTTTTATTAGCACCCAAGTAAAGGATTTTTTTTCAACTACTGGCCAGCTTAGCTGTTGTCGCGCCAAATCGATTTCGAGCAATGCTTTCCCCCTGTTAATAATCTGTTTCATTTTCCCGGACATGGACTTTAATAGATTGCGGATATTTCGGGAGCTGTTTTAGCAACAAGACTGAGTCGCATTTCAATCGGGCCCATCCGTGCGTTTAGTGGAGTTGACATCATCGGCTATAAACGAGCGCATTGCGTACAGATGGGCAGCTGAGAGTGCACGTATATACAGACGCTTATAACATGCCTTGAAATCGTAGGGAGGCAACGGAGCTGCCGGAAACAAGCCAGGCGTTTCCCTGATGAGTACAGGCATCCTCTGCAGCAGGACAACGTCGATGAAATCATTTGCTTGGCTGGCACTGCTTGAACCTcctgggcgaaaaaaaaatggacgcgTAACATTTGAGATGGTAAAGTTTGCGATTCGTGATGGATAATCGTCTGAATAAGAACTAGAGCGACGGGGCGTGTAACGCTAAATTTGTCCTCACTCACGTAAGTCTATACTCTGTCACTTGCCTGAATTTTTCGTATTCATACAACAATAACTACAGAGTGAGTGATTCGGGTAAACTTGTACAGAGATGCGCCTAAACGTGTAGAAGAAGGCAACGCATTTTATCTCTTGTGCGTGACATCTGACTGCATGCGGCATACGCGTTTCACTTGGCTTTTTCACTGCGGCAGAGGTTAAACACTCCGAACTCGGTTTGCTGAGACCGCACGGGGCTTTCAAATGCACAATCATCGTTAGGCCATTTACTAATGATTACTTTCACCCACACTAGATTAAAGAAAAAACACTTTGTACACCATCTACCACTACCGGGATTCGACCGCGCACCAGAGGAACAATGCGCAGTACGGAGATAACAGCTCTTAACACCGAGCAACTGCGCATACttatttttatttcacaataGTTATTACAGGCCACAAAAACTTTTTTGTAGGCAGCATCCACAGAGAAACGGGCTAATGTGTTTCTTCCACTTGCAAGGCCAACACAAGCACAATACAAAGAGTTCCAGGTAAGTTTTGATTCATCCCACAGGGATACCCTGCTCATGCAAAAGTCAGGCTTTGCGTAACATACTGAAATGGTGGTGAAGATAAACACCTTCCAAATATAAAAATAACACTGTGGAC
This Dermacentor albipictus isolate Rhodes 1998 colony chromosome 1, USDA_Dalb.pri_finalv2, whole genome shotgun sequence DNA region includes the following protein-coding sequences:
- the LOC135903605 gene encoding salivary anticoagulant protein P23-like; this translates as MKHFLALLCVIAYFGHAEADDRNRYQETVQDFLGLLERDTSPPKGGSSSASQANDFIDVVLLQRMPVLIRETPGLFPAAPLPPYDFKVYKTSITNRDLKVNVTRGGLRNFDTAVIRVGDCIPTLVAGNTSVSCTLSFDGILAELVTVTKGDNLLGIVKSVDVEALVYNTTGRLEVTAAPNRPGFVRTLFVESVNFDVRPGSNLDLNEVRMSNFKSYIANFLREELYMNIYGNYQTLLNHAVARMNFVLS